The sequence ATTTACTGAAATCGCACCTAAGTATGCAGATAGACAAGGCGGCTACACAAGAATATATAAACTTGAACCAAGAATTGGTGACGGCGCCGAAATCGCATTATTAAGATTAATATAAGTTAAGATGTATACAAAGTGGGCTTGAGATGGTCCACTTTTTTACCGCGAATTTTAAAATATGAAAGATTTAAATAGTAAAAGAATCGTTTCCACTTGGAAGGGAGGCACAACAGAAGAGCTTTGCATAGAGCCAAAAGATGCCTCGCTTCAAGAGAGAAACTTTGATTTAAGGATATCATCTGCGACCATAGACCTTGAGCGCTCAGAGTTTTCAGACTTCACAGGATACAGACGCTACCTAATGAAGCTAGAAGGGGATATCACACTTTTGATAGATGACAAAGAAGTCATTATTAAAGAAGACGAAGCCTTCGAGTTTATGGGAGACGAAAAAGTCATCTCCATAAGCAAAGAGCCATCAAGAGATTTTAACGTCATCATTAAGGAAGACAGAAAAGCAGATATATCTATAATAAAAAACAAAACAAAGGGCACAGATGAGGGTGCATATATATTCGCCCTTGAAGACGCTAAACTTAACGGAAAAAATGTAGAGAAATATTCTTTATACGAATCAGAGGGCGAAGAGATGAGCCTAGAAGGTAGATTCATTTATATAAAGATATTCACAATGGAGGATTAATATGAAAAATTCAAAATCAATACTAGCGTTAGTACTAGCATTAATGCTAACAATGACATTATTCGCATGCAATAAAGCAGACGAAAACAAAGCTGTAGAAGAAAACACAGAAAAGACAGAAGAAGCAAAGACAGAAGAAAACAAAGAAGAAGAAAAAGAAGCAAGCAGTGCACAAGAAGCACCAAAGGATGCACTTACACTAGAAGTGAAGAAAGCAGAAAGCTTAGACGCTAAGTATGATAACGCCTACGCATTTATGGATACAGAAAACGAAGAAGAAAAGGCAAAGTATGATGAATTATATCCAAATGATCCATACAAACAAGAAGTAGAACTAAAAGACACAGAAGAACCTAACAAAGCAAACTACATTGCACTACAAGACAAACTAGGTTACATGGACAGAATGCTTGACGAAGCAACAGATGAAAAGCCATATGACACAGCAAGAAATAAAGGTGAAAGAGTCCTTAACTATATTCTAAGCCAAGAAGATGGCAAAGACCCAGTATTCTTCGCAAACAGATACCTATACGATTTTCTAGGACTTGAACTAGAAACAGGCGACAAACTAAAAATTAAAGACTGGGCAGACAAGATAGATGAGCCAACAAACGTTATACTTGGCTTCAATCAAAAAGACAGATACGAACTAGGTAAGACATACGAAATCGACTACTTTGGAAGCAAGCTTAGCATAGTTCCAGTTGGCGTTGCAAAAGAAGGCGCTAAATTTGTTAATGGTAAAGGCGAAGAAATCAATCTTGATAACGCCATCATCACACCACTTAACTACAACGCATCAAAAGCAATGTTAAACGAAGAACAATGCAAAGAAATTAACAATACTAGTCTACTAATATCACCAGAAGCAGATAAGGCTATGTATGTAGGTAATTATCTTAGAGGAGCATATAAGGTAGTTCATCTTTCAGACCTAATTTTGCGTTAAAATCGCCCCTAACACTTGTTCACTTTTCGGTAATGCTCGAGTACACTTACGTACGCTCCGCTTACCTCAAAGCTCCACTTCGTGTTATGAATCGATTTTTCCAGCAAAATTATAAATAAGATGAATATATTATAATTAGTACAGATAATTAATAAATAAGAGCATGTGGGAAATATCTCACATGCTTTTTTTGTACCCCAAGATATACAAAATTTAAGTTTTGGAAGTGAGCTATATAGTAGCAAGCTTCTCATATAATAGCAAGCCTTGCTATGATAAGAAGCCTCTCATATAATGGGAGCCTAGCTATATACACGGCGGCTTTTATACCTATGCACGCCTCTTAGATATAGCTAATTAGCCATTGCTCACACAATTTAGCGTATTATTTTGTTTTAATAATCTTTCTAATGGGTAAACTTAAGCAAGGTGATTTTATGAATTTTGATACTATTATAGATGAAGCTCTTAAGAAGAAGGAAGCGATGCAAGGCTCTTTCTCGGGTCCTATTAAAAGACATGCTTCTAAGCTAAGGTTTAAGACGATAATGATGAAGGGTGAGGCGCACTTGCAGCTTGAAAGTTTTGAGGGTAAGAAGGCTTTTCACGAGAACATCGCCATGCGTGATGCGAAGGCAAGGCTAGGCGCTCTTATGAATGAGTACAAGCAGCTCTTCATAACTCTTGGCTCTGAATCTTATCAAGTTTTTAACAACAAGGGCAAGTTCAAGCTTCTTAAGGTTAAGACTGAAAGAGCGGCGAAGGCGCAATCTCATAACAAGAAGAAAAATTACATACTTGAGGAAGGGGAATGCATTGACTTTCTTATCTACCTAAAGGTTATGAGTGAGGACGGCAAGGTCTACAAGAGCTACTACGACAAGTTTAAGCAGATCAATAAGTACCTTGAAATCTTTGACAAGGCGCTTGAGAAGGTAGATACAAGTAAGAAGCTACGCATACTTGACTTTGGCTGCGGCAAGGCATACCTAACTTTTGCAGTTTATTATTATCTAAAGAATATAAGGAAGCTCGACTTCTACATCGAGGGTCTCGACCTTAAGGAAGATGTTGTTCATGACTTAAACTCCATCAAGGATGCGCTTCACTACGAGGACATAGACTTTGTATGTAAGGATATAAAGGACTACTCCAAGACTGATAATATCGACATCATGCTTACTCTGCACGCTTGCGACATAGCGACCGACATCGCCATAAAGAAGGCGGTGGATCTAAATGCGTCACTTATACTATCGGTTCCGTGCTGTCAAAAAGAGCTATTCCCTAAGATTAAATCTAACGAGCTTGAGGGCATTCTTAAGCACGGCATACTTAAGGAGAGGGTCGCAGCAATCGTCACTGACTCACTTAGAAGTCTTTACCTAGAGATGCATGGCTACAAATCAGAAATCATAGAGTTCATCGACATGGATCATACACCTATCTTATGATCAGAGCCTTCAAAGACAAGGCTAATCCATTAGCCAAGGCTCAGTACGATAGTATCAAAAAACTATTTAATTTAGAAAATATTTTCATAGAAGGTTAGACAGATGATAGAAAAATTAATTTACTTTATAAACAGACCTAACAGAAACACGCGTGATGCGTTATTTAGAAAGAAGACTGGTTACTTCGTTTCAATCACGGGTATCATCTTTAACATACTTTTAAGTGCAGCGAAGCTTACAATCGGTATCTTTGTTCACTCCATCGCCATCATGGCGGATGCGGTAAACAACATCTTTGACACCATCTCGTCGGTGATTACACTTTTGGGCTTTAAGTTATCGGAGAAGCCGGCGGATAGGGAGCATCCATACGGACACGGTAGGCTCGAGTACATATCAGGCCTTGTCATATCCATCATCGTCATCATCATAGGTCTGCAATTCATAAAGTCGTCGTTTTTAAGAATACTGCACCCAGACATCGTTAAGTTCGACCTTGCAAGCTTTATAATTATGCTGCTTTCGATACTTGTCAAAGTTTTCATCACTTTCTTGAACAAGGGTGCAGGCGAGATGATAGACTCGAAGGCGATGAAGGCAACTAGCATAGACTCACTTGGCGACGTCTTCACGACTATGGTTGTCATTGTGCCGATGATTAGCTCACTTTTCACAACTGTACAAGTCGACGGCTACTTCGGTATACTAGTTTCACTTATGATTATTAAGAATGGTATAGAGATGATAAAGGAGACCATAGGCCCAATTTTAGGCGAGGAGCCAGACAGGGAGCTTGTGGAGCTTATACACAAAGACTTAGAGTCTGAGCCATTAATCAAGAACGTGCACGACTTTCACGCACACAACTACGGTCCTGATAATGTCTACATCTCCTTCGATGTTGAGATGCCAGCACACCTTACCATTGAAGAGGCACACAGCGTTATAGACACTTGGGAGAGGATACTTGAGGACAAGTACAAGATCACCATCATCATACACGTTGACCCTTACATGGCTGAGGACGAGTGTTCTGAGCTTTACAAGAAGCTTGAGAATGCGGTGAAAGATGACAAAAATGTTGTTGCTTTACACGATTTTAGAGTTGTAAACAGTAAGTCTAGCAAGGACATCTTGCTACTAGACCTCGTTTTGAACGATATGCAGGGTAAGGACAAACAGACGCTTGCGGACGAGATGTGTAAACGTTTTGAAAGTGAAGTCTCAGATGACTACGACTATAGATTAAGGATAGTACCGAATTTTACAAATATAGGAGACGATTTGAAGTAATAGTTTGATTTTAGGAGGTAATTATGAAGGATATGGATTATGATAAGATAGGCGAAAGATACATCGAGATAGTGAAGGAGGACCCTGAGAAATATTATAAGGATTATAAAAAGCTCTTGGAGAAGGTTGAAAAGTTGACTGCGAAGTACAAGGGTAAGCCGGTTCCTGCTATATACCAACCTTTCTTCGTATCGGATGAGGACGAGGAGAACTTCAAGTACATCTCTGAGATGATGATGAGGATATCAGACAAGGTGACTAAGGCTTACGTTGCAATATCTGCTTTTAGAAACAGCTTTGACTTCGATGACAAGATGAAGAAGCTTTTGATACACAAGCCATTGCTTTCAACATTTGTACCAATCTGCCGCTACGACATCTTCTACAAGTCGCGTGATGAGTTCAAGTTCTGCGAGCTAAACACTGACGGATCCTCTGCCATGAACGAGGACAATGAGCTTGCACCTATGATGCTTGAGCTTGAAGCTATGAAGGAGATGGAGAAGCGCTACGGCTACAAGTTCTCATACTACGAACTGTTTGACTCGTGGGTTGATGAGTTCATAACGCTATACAAGGAAACTAATGGCGAAGAAAATTTCAACCTTGCCATAGTCGACATCATGTCAAGCGCATCAACAGAAGAGTTCGAACGCTTCAAGAGAGCCTTTGAGAAGAGAGGTATCAAGACCATCATCTGCGATGTAAGAGACATTAAGCGTAAGGACGGTCACATATACTCAGGAGATTTTAGGATAGACGCTGTCTACAGAAGGCTTGTTACCTTCGAAGCAGTTGAGCACTGGGACGAGATACAAGAGTTTGTTGATGCATACCTTAACGATGAGTTCGTTATGATAGGTTCCTTCAAGAGCCAAGTTATGCACGACAAAAGGATATTCATAAAGCTCTTCGAAGACAGAGTTAAGAAGTTCTTGTCAAAGGACGAGCTTGAGTTCATAGAAAAACACATACCATACACAGCCATGCTTACAAAGAGCACTGTTAATGAAGTTTTGGATAATAAGGACAAGTACATCATAAAGCCTGTTGACCTAAACGCATCAAGGGGCGTCTACGTTGGCAAGGACCACTCCGCAAAAGAATTTGAAGAAATTTTGAAAAAGCATGCAGACACTGGGTATATATTCCAAGAATACATCGAGCTATACAAAAGAGATGTTGTGATCTTTAACGATAAGGGTGAGCTAGAGGTGAAAGAGCTTAAGTCCATAGCCGGCCTCTTCATATATAACAAGAAGTTCAAGGGTCTCTACACTCGCTATGGTGAAGGCAATATAATTTCAAGCTTGCACCAATATTACCTTGGTGTAAACATCAGAGCAAAGGAGTCTTAAAGTGAAGAAGAAATTAATTTTGATGCTTGCTATGTTAATGGCGGCCGCACTAGTATTAACAGCGTGCAAGAAAGACGTACCAAAGAATAATGAAGCAAAAGAAAATACTGCTCAAGAAGATAGTAAAGACGACGCTAAAACAGAAGAAGATAAGAAGAATGATGAGTACGCTGAGCTTGTTAAGAAGACGAAGGGCGTATCGGACCTTATAGAAGGCGACTTAGTTATCCAAGATGTAAAGGTTTACAAGGCGGTAGAAGAAGGAGACAAACTTTCACTTTTAGTTAATTATGCAGAGTTTGGATATAAGTACAACGACCACGTTTTTGAAAACACAGCCGGTATGCTAATGCCGCTTAAGCTTGTATATGTGAAAAGTGGTGATGAATACGAGTTAAAAGAAAAGATTGATGCAGAAGATGGCGAAGGATATTATGCTTCTTTAGTTAAGATGGCAGACGGAGATGAAGAGCTTGCCAAAGAGGTAGCTGTGCAAGGCATAAACCCAAGATACGACAGCGTTATGAAGGAGCTTTACAAAGCTGCTCAAAAGGCAGGACTAAAGGACTTCACGCTAGATATTGACAATGCACCAGGCTACCCAAAGGATGAGTCTTTATTCATAGAAGACGTTCCTAACGAGCCTAAGAACACCATTGCCATAGTTAATAAAGAAGCTTACGAAAAAGCAAAGAAGAACGAAGCTAATGAAAATTGGCCACATATAGATGGCTTATTGTATCACAAAGATACAAAGATCGCAGTTAAAAACATTATTGACGACTTTACAAAATAATGTATACTTTAGCCTTGTCTATAAGATGAGGCTAAAATATTGCATTATTACTTGTAATTTTTGAATTCTTAGTGTATAATGACTGTAGGGAAATAGAGAAAGGGAGTGCGTGATGAAAGAGTTAGAACTAAAAGTTATTAAATCTGAATCATCAAAAGGCTTATACATAGAACTTGGTCAGGGAGTTGTTGACTTCACAAAAGCAATCAAAGCTAAGATATATATATCTGTAGGCGACAAAAAAGTAGAAGCTAGTATGATTAAGTTCCCAAAGGGCTTATATATAGTACCACTTAAAGAAAGACAGTTAAGAGTACTTAAGGTCGAAGAGGGTAAGACATATAAGTTCAAGATAGAACACAGAAGATAGCTATAAGCATTAAGGCGAAACATAAGTTTCGCCTTTTATTTTTGCGTGAAATAAGAGCTAGATTGCATAAAAATTGCACAAAAAAAGACTTCACAAATGTGAAGCCTTTAATCGATACTCCTATGTCTTAGTTTTGTTTTGGAGCATCTACTGGACAAACACTGCTGCATTGTCCGCAGTCGATGCATTTATCTGCATCAATTATGTAGATATCGCCTTCAGATATAGCGTCAACTGGACACTCTGGTAAGCATTGTCCGCATGCTATACATTCTGAACTGATTACGTATGCCATAATATCCCTCCTTGTACTTATATTATAATGAATGTAGATACGTTTGTCAAGTGATTAGAGTCACATTATCCATTTAAATAATGCGCTGCACTAACAGCTCTACTATCATCCATTATATCTATACCCAAATATGATTGTCTTTAATCACGATAAATGATATAATATTTATAAGGAGGCATATATGGACAAGGTAGCAGGTACAAACTATTACATATATCAAGACAAGGACGACTTTTCTTATGGTATAGACGCAATACTTCTTTCTGACTTTGCAAAGGCGAAGGAAGATCACATAGACCTTTGCACTGGTAACGGCATAGTCGCGCTTAGACTTTCCTACCTTTACAAGAAGTCGAAAGTGGTCGGAGTCGACATAGATGAGAAGGCGATAGATTTATGCAAAAAGTCCATAGCCGTGAACGAAATTAATGACAGAGTAGAGGCTATAAGGCTTGACATAAGGGAAGTGGAGGAGCACTTTAAGAAGAACGCCTTCGACAGTCTCTCTGTAAACCCGCCCTACCTTGATCCAAAGGATAATATAGCAACAGATGACTACAAAAGGCAGGAAATCCTACTTAAGCTTGATGATATAGCAAAGGCAGCGAGCTACCTACTTAAGCCATTTAGTAAGGTTTACATGGTGCATAGACCATCAAGGCTTATCGACATCGTCTTGAGCTTTAAAAAGTATGGCATCAACACTAGAAGGCTCAGAGCTGTTAAACCATTTGCGGACAAAAAGGCGAACATGATACTTATAGAGCTCGAAAAGTCAGACAAGACTGGCTTTGAATATATGAATGAACTTGTCGTCTACAACTCAGACGGCACTTACACTGATGAAGTAAAGGAGATTTACTATGGACATCAATAAAGGCACTTTATATATAGTCGCAACACCCATAGGTAACTACGAAGACATAAGCTTACGTGCGCTGAACGTATTAAAGAGCGTAGACTACATTGCCTGCGAGGACACAAGGCACTCAGGTGTGCTTCTTAAGCACTACGAGATTAAAAAGCCGCTCTTTGCCTACCACAAGTTTAATGAGAAGGACAAGACGCCATATATACTTGAGCTTCTAGCTGATGGTAAAAGCGTCGCAATAGTATCAGATGCAGGCTCACCTGGCATATCGGACCCAGGAGTTGTAGCGGCTCGTGCTGCAAGAGAAGCTGGATATACCGTGACAGCCATACCTGGAGCGACAGCCTTTGTTACATCACTTATGGCAAGTGGCATAGACCTTAGTCACTTTGCCTTCATAGGTTTTGCACCGCAAAAGGATGCGAAGCGTAAGAAGTTTTTGGAAAGCTACAGAGCGTACAAGATGCCACTAATCTTCTACGAAGCGCCGCATAGACTTATCGCTTTCTTAGAAACGGCACTTGACGTTTATGGTGACAGAGAGGCCTTTATAAGCCGTGAGCTAACAAAATTATACGAGGAGCACCTTCATATGCACCTAAGTGAGTTAATATCACACTTCAAAGAGAATGAGCCACGTGGTGAGTTTGTTATCACGATTTTAAATGACGCTGCAAGTGATGAAGATGAGACCATGGACATAAACGAAGCTGCAAGAGCACTTATAGGCGAGGGGATGAGCATAAAAGATGCTACAAATAAGTTAAAGGAGCTTGGCTTTAAGAAGAACGATGCCTACAAGGCTCTGCTTGAGATAAAGGATGAATAATATGAACGAAGAATTACTCATAAAGATTAGAGATATAAACTCTTTGCTTAGAGAAAAGTCGAAAATTTTCGATGAGAAGGGCAAGGAAGGTATAAAGAGTGAGATCTATGGCGTGCTTGCGGATAAGTACATGATAGAGGACGAGGTGGATCTAGAAAAAATTGCAGACGAAGGCGGTTTATGGGCAGTTGACGGCTCTCTGAATAGGATAGGCGCCTTGTATCCGCACTACATCAGTGTCATAGACGCACTTGTGATATCGACAAAGGATAATTATGAAAAGAGGCTCACTACAGTTTACTCGCCTATTGAGGATAGGATCAGAGAGGAAGATGAGTTTTCCTTTGAGCAAGAGGTCTACATCAAGAAGGAGATGGCAAGGCTAGAAGTAAGAGTGTGCATAGAAGCCTTGAAGGAGAGAAAGCCAAAGATGATATTCATGGACGGAGGCTTCATTCGCTACATCATTAGCTGCGAAGACGACTTCAACGAGCTACGAAAAATCTGCGTAGATGAAGGCATCATCTTAGTCGGTGTCATCGAAGAGATCAAGACAGCCACTATCTCAGAAGCAATAAAATTTGAGGCCTACGACAAGGAGATATTATACTCCCTACTTGATTACAAGGAAGCGATGATTATAAGGGACGCATGCAACAAGAAGGCAGAGAGCGGCATAGTGAGCGCCTTTGCTAGAACATCGATGAAGCCTAATGCCATCGGCGTGGATATATGCAAAGAGCAAAGAGATTACATGCACATGGTTTTAGAGACTATACTTAAGCTAACACCAAAAAACTCCAGAGGCATACCGCTTATACTTGACATAGTTGATAAGAAGGTCAAGATTACTGAAGAAATGAAAGAAGATGTTCTTGTTAAAGAGCTTGACAAGGACATATATGATAGATATTTTAACGAAGTGAGGAATTTAAGATGAAAGTTTTAGGTCTTACAGGAACTAGCGAGGTATACATAGCCTCGAATACGAGAAATTTTAGAATAAATGAATTTTTGCTTATAGAGGACGAGAAGAGAAACTACATCGGTGAAGTCGTTGAAGCTAATACCTATAACCGCTTTATGCCGTTTGAGAAGGAGAAGGACTTTATCGACCAAAGCGTGATTGAGTCACTGTTGAAGTTGGGCTACAATGTTGACAACGAAGTAGTCTACCTTGCCAAGCTTAGACTCTTGGAAGAAGCGATGTATCCTATCATGGCAGGTTCAAAGCTTAGGCTTCCAAGCTTTGACGAGATTAAGGATCTCATCATCAAGTCATCACCTAAAGCTGGTCTTGTGCTAGGCATCATAAAGAACACAGACGACCTTTATGAGAAAGCAGACGAGGAGCTAAAGAACTTAGTCTACACCTTTGAAGGCGGCACAAGACTTAAGCAAAATGATCTACCATACATCTACGATGTTGGAGAGCTTAGTCAGTATCCACACATCGGCGTCTTCGGAGGCTCCGGCTCGGGTAAGTCATTTGCACTTAGAGTCATCATAGAAGAGCTTATGAAGAAGAGAATTCCGACTATAGTCCTAGATCCTCACTATGAGATGGACTTCAAGCTTAAGACCTACGACGAAGCACCAAGCTACGAAGCATACTACGAAAGCTTCCTTCTTGGTAAGGAAGTTGGTGTTGACTACAAGGACATCAACGTCTCGGAGTTTAAGAACCTTCTTAATGCGGCTGGCATGATGACAGACGCGATGGAGGCGGCAGCAGACGAGATTTTCGTTAGAGGTGAGGACCACAATGCCTTTAGAGCGAGACTTGACGAGATCATCGAAGCCATAGACATGGGGGAAGATGGCATTAATAAGGCTATACAAGACGAGAACAACGGTGATCCTGATACGGCAGAGTTAATTAGATTAGAAAGACTAAAAGGCTATTACAAAAAGTATGGCAGAAGACTTAACACAGCGAGCCTAAAGGGCATTGGCTGGAGGTTCAACAGACTTGTTCAGGACAATGTCTTCAGTAACGACTCAGAAGGTATAGAGACTGCACTTAGAAGTGGCAAGCTCATCTCATTAAAGGGACCAACAAGACTACTAGAAGTTTACTCAAGCTATATACTTAAGAAGTTCTACTACAAAAGAAGAGCATACATGGATGCAAAGCTTCTTGGCATGGGCATAGAGGACTACTTCCCACCATTCATAATCATAACAGACGAGGCACACAACTTTGCACCGAAGGGCTACGAGAGCGCATCCAAGTCCATACTCAAAGAGCTTGCACAGGAAGGAAGAAAGTACGGTGTCTTCCTAGTCTTAGCAACGCAAAGAATAACGCTGCTTGATGACACAATCACTGCGCAGCTTAATACGAAGTTTATACTAAGAACAGTTAGAGAGTCTGACATCAGTACCATCAAAGAGGAGACAGACATATCCTCCGACGATGCCAAGAGACTGCCTTACCTTACAACAGGCGATGCCTTTATCTCGCAGGCCTCCTTCGGTAGAACGATATTCACAAGATTTCGTTATGCAGATACCAAGGC comes from Fenollaria sporofastidiosus and encodes:
- a CDS encoding HutD family protein; this encodes MKDLNSKRIVSTWKGGTTEELCIEPKDASLQERNFDLRISSATIDLERSEFSDFTGYRRYLMKLEGDITLLIDDKEVIIKEDEAFEFMGDEKVISISKEPSRDFNVIIKEDRKADISIIKNKTKGTDEGAYIFALEDAKLNGKNVEKYSLYESEGEEMSLEGRFIYIKIFTMED
- a CDS encoding class I SAM-dependent methyltransferase, whose amino-acid sequence is MNFDTIIDEALKKKEAMQGSFSGPIKRHASKLRFKTIMMKGEAHLQLESFEGKKAFHENIAMRDAKARLGALMNEYKQLFITLGSESYQVFNNKGKFKLLKVKTERAAKAQSHNKKKNYILEEGECIDFLIYLKVMSEDGKVYKSYYDKFKQINKYLEIFDKALEKVDTSKKLRILDFGCGKAYLTFAVYYYLKNIRKLDFYIEGLDLKEDVVHDLNSIKDALHYEDIDFVCKDIKDYSKTDNIDIMLTLHACDIATDIAIKKAVDLNASLILSVPCCQKELFPKIKSNELEGILKHGILKERVAAIVTDSLRSLYLEMHGYKSEIIEFIDMDHTPIL
- a CDS encoding cation diffusion facilitator family transporter codes for the protein MIEKLIYFINRPNRNTRDALFRKKTGYFVSITGIIFNILLSAAKLTIGIFVHSIAIMADAVNNIFDTISSVITLLGFKLSEKPADREHPYGHGRLEYISGLVISIIVIIIGLQFIKSSFLRILHPDIVKFDLASFIIMLLSILVKVFITFLNKGAGEMIDSKAMKATSIDSLGDVFTTMVVIVPMISSLFTTVQVDGYFGILVSLMIIKNGIEMIKETIGPILGEEPDRELVELIHKDLESEPLIKNVHDFHAHNYGPDNVYISFDVEMPAHLTIEEAHSVIDTWERILEDKYKITIIIHVDPYMAEDECSELYKKLENAVKDDKNVVALHDFRVVNSKSSKDILLLDLVLNDMQGKDKQTLADEMCKRFESEVSDDYDYRLRIVPNFTNIGDDLK
- a CDS encoding 4Fe-4S binding protein — its product is MAYVISSECIACGQCLPECPVDAISEGDIYIIDADKCIDCGQCSSVCPVDAPKQN
- a CDS encoding tRNA1(Val) (adenine(37)-N6)-methyltransferase is translated as MDKVAGTNYYIYQDKDDFSYGIDAILLSDFAKAKEDHIDLCTGNGIVALRLSYLYKKSKVVGVDIDEKAIDLCKKSIAVNEINDRVEAIRLDIREVEEHFKKNAFDSLSVNPPYLDPKDNIATDDYKRQEILLKLDDIAKAASYLLKPFSKVYMVHRPSRLIDIVLSFKKYGINTRRLRAVKPFADKKANMILIELEKSDKTGFEYMNELVVYNSDGTYTDEVKEIYYGHQ
- the rsmI gene encoding 16S rRNA (cytidine(1402)-2'-O)-methyltransferase; this translates as MDINKGTLYIVATPIGNYEDISLRALNVLKSVDYIACEDTRHSGVLLKHYEIKKPLFAYHKFNEKDKTPYILELLADGKSVAIVSDAGSPGISDPGVVAARAAREAGYTVTAIPGATAFVTSLMASGIDLSHFAFIGFAPQKDAKRKKFLESYRAYKMPLIFYEAPHRLIAFLETALDVYGDREAFISRELTKLYEEHLHMHLSELISHFKENEPRGEFVITILNDAASDEDETMDINEAARALIGEGMSIKDATNKLKELGFKKNDAYKALLEIKDE
- a CDS encoding DNA double-strand break repair nuclease NurA produces the protein MNEELLIKIRDINSLLREKSKIFDEKGKEGIKSEIYGVLADKYMIEDEVDLEKIADEGGLWAVDGSLNRIGALYPHYISVIDALVISTKDNYEKRLTTVYSPIEDRIREEDEFSFEQEVYIKKEMARLEVRVCIEALKERKPKMIFMDGGFIRYIISCEDDFNELRKICVDEGIILVGVIEEIKTATISEAIKFEAYDKEILYSLLDYKEAMIIRDACNKKAESGIVSAFARTSMKPNAIGVDICKEQRDYMHMVLETILKLTPKNSRGIPLILDIVDKKVKITEEMKEDVLVKELDKDIYDRYFNEVRNLR
- a CDS encoding ATP-binding protein; amino-acid sequence: MKVLGLTGTSEVYIASNTRNFRINEFLLIEDEKRNYIGEVVEANTYNRFMPFEKEKDFIDQSVIESLLKLGYNVDNEVVYLAKLRLLEEAMYPIMAGSKLRLPSFDEIKDLIIKSSPKAGLVLGIIKNTDDLYEKADEELKNLVYTFEGGTRLKQNDLPYIYDVGELSQYPHIGVFGGSGSGKSFALRVIIEELMKKRIPTIVLDPHYEMDFKLKTYDEAPSYEAYYESFLLGKEVGVDYKDINVSEFKNLLNAAGMMTDAMEAAADEIFVRGEDHNAFRARLDEIIEAIDMGEDGINKAIQDENNGDPDTAELIRLERLKGYYKKYGRRLNTASLKGIGWRFNRLVQDNVFSNDSEGIETALRSGKLISLKGPTRLLEVYSSYILKKFYYKRRAYMDAKLLGMGIEDYFPPFIIITDEAHNFAPKGYESASKSILKELAQEGRKYGVFLVLATQRITLLDDTITAQLNTKFILRTVRESDISTIKEETDISSDDAKRLPYLTTGDAFISQASFGRTIFTRFRYADTKAIDKVNPFLELRSQTEDKMLSVYEGLKDSLPISDFNLTREAARLEKTVGTLSAEELLDILERLVESGKLDKRKNPFGQDEYIEKA